A genomic region of Saccopteryx bilineata isolate mSacBil1 chromosome 1, mSacBil1_pri_phased_curated, whole genome shotgun sequence contains the following coding sequences:
- the LOC136318752 gene encoding glycine N-phenylacetyltransferase-like, which produces MFLLQSPQMLQLLEKSLKKSLPESLKVYGTVFHMNQKNPFKLKALVDKWPDFTTVVICPQEQEMVDDSDHYTNTYQIYSKDPENCQELLGEPEVINWKQHLQIQSSQSSLNEVIQNLAATKSFQVRQTQCFLYMSFDTVKKLIPSLLDVRNLPPGDGKPKAMDQEMLKFSSLDVTHAALVNEIWHFGGNERSRRFIERYIQNFPTFCLLGPEGTPVSWSLMDQTGEIRMAGTVPEYRGRDLISCLNYTRSQALKKLGFPIYAHVDKNNIVVLKKNIQFGIYSPAL; this is translated from the exons ATGTTCCTCTTGCAGAGTCCACAGATGCTGCAGTTGCTGGAAAAATCCTTGAAGAAGAGCCTCCCTGAGTCCTTAAAG GTTTATGGGACAGTTTTCCATATGAACCAGAAAAACCCATTCAAGCTAAAGGCCCTGGTGGACAAGTGGCCTGACTTTACTACAGTGGTTATCTGCCCTCAGGAGCAG GAGATGGTAGATGACTCTGATCACTACACCAACACTTACCAAATCTACTCCAAGGACCCCGAGAACTGTCAGGAACTGCTTGGTGAACCAGAAGTCATCAACTGGAAACAGCATCTGCAGATCCAAA GTTCACAGTCCAGCTTGAATGAGGTGATACAAAATCTTGCAGCCACAAAATCCTTCCAAGTCAGACAAACACAGTGCTTTCTCTACATGTCGTTTGACACCGTCAAAAAACTGATTCCTTCCCTGTTGGATGTAAGAAACTTACCACCTGGTGATGGCAAACCCAAGGCCAT GGATCAAGAAATGCTCAAATTCTCATCCCTGGATGTCACCCACGCTGCCCTGGTGAATGAAATATGGCATTTTGGTGGCAATGAGAGGAGTCGGAGATTCATCGAGCGCTATATCCAGAACTTCCCCACCTTCTGTCTGCTGGGACCCGAGGGGACTCCTGTGTCCTGGTCCCTGATGGACCAGACAGGAGAGATACGGATGGCAGGCACTGTACCTGAGTACCGGGGCCGGGACCTCATCTCCTGTCTCAACTATACCCGCTCCCAAGCTCTAAAGAAACTCGGCTTTCCTATATATGCTCATGTAGACAAGAACAATATAGTTGtgctaaaaaaaaacatacaatttgGAATTTATTCGCCTGCCCTGTGA